ATTCCTCCGAACGCGGTGGCGCGCATGGACCCGGCGCAGCGCTGGACGCTGGAGGTCGCGAAGGCCGCCGTCGCTGACGCGGGGCGCTCGCTGCCCTCGGAGCGCACGGCCGTCATCGTGGCCACCACGCCGGGCAACCTGCAGGAGGTCGCCGTGGAGACGCGGCTCGCGTTCCCGGAGCTCGCGAGCGTCTATCGACAGGTGCTGTCGCGCTCGGGCGTGCCCATGGACAACGTGGAGCGCTTCGTCGCGCAGGCGCGCGAGGCCTTCCAGGGACAGCAGCCGTCCATCACCTCCGATTCGCTGCCGGGCATCCTCAACAGCGCGCCGGCCACCCGCGTGGCCCGGGCCCTGGATGTCCGAGGCCCCGCGTTCACGGTGGAGTCCGCCTGCGCGTCGACGCTCACCGCGCTGAGCCTGGCCATCCAGGGGCTGCGCGATGGTCGGTGGGACGTGGCCGTGGTGGGAGGCGTGTGGTCGCAAATCACCGCGCCCTACTGCGTGAACATGTGCTTCGTCGGCGCCATCTCTCCGAAGGGGCGGATGCGGCCGTTCTCACAAGAGGCGGACGGGTTCGTCCACGGGGAGGGCTGCGGCATCTTCGTGTTGAAGCGGCTCTCGGATGCGAAGCGGGACGGCGGCCGCATCCACGCCTTGATTCGCGGCGTGGGCGGCTCGACGGACGGGCGCGGCAAGTCCATCTTCGCGAGCCAGGCTCGCGGACAGGCGCTGGCGATGCGTCGGGCCCTGCATGACAGCGGCGTCGGCGCGGAGAGCATCCAGTACGTCGAGGCGCATGCGACGGGGATGCTGGAGGGAGACCTGCCCGAGGCGGGCGCGCTGGTGGAGGTCTACGGCCGCGAGTCCCAGCCGGTGCGGATTGGCGCCATCAAGCCGCACATCGGACATTCGTACATCGCGTCCGCCGGAGCAGGGGTCCTCCGCGCGGTGCTCGCGCTCCAGCGAGGCGTGCTCCCTCCGCTCTTCACGGGGGCCGCGCTGAACGCGCGGCTGGCCTCGAGCGAGGGGCCCTTGTCCTTCGCTCGCGACGCCAGTCCCTGGGGGGTGGGGGATGCGCCCCGCCGCGCGGCCGTCAACGCCTACGGGTTCGGTGGCACGAACTACCACCTCATCCTCGAGGAGTACCGTGACGCTCCCTGACCTCGACTGGGAGCCCGCCAGCGGCCCCGTCGCCGTGGTGCTGCCGGGTGGGCAGCGCGTCACGTTGATGGTGGTGCCGCTGGAGCACGTGCGCCGTGCCTGGCCCGCGCGGACCGATGGGCTCATCTCGCGCGTCCTCACTCCGGCGGAGCTGGCGGTGAGCGGGATGCATTCGGTGCTCGCGCGGCGGGTGGCGCACCTGGCGGGCCGCGTCGCCGCGAAGCTGGCGCTGTGCGCGCACCTGGACGCGCAGGGGCACGGCGTGTCGCCCCAGGACGTGGGCGTCACGCAGATGCTGGCAGGACCGGAGCAGGGGCGCCCCGTGGCGCAGCTTCCCCCCGGTGTGCCCGCGTGTGATGTGTCCATCACCCACTCGCGCGAGCTCGCGATGGCGGTGGTGACGAGCCATGGCCGCGTGGGATTGGACCTGGAGCACATCGTGCCTCGCGGCGCGGCGTTCCAGGACGAGGTGTTCACCCGGGATGAGCGCACGTGGCTCGAGGCGCGAGCCCGGCTCTGGCAGCGGTCACCGGATGCGCTGTGGAACCTGGGCTGGTGCCTCAAGGAGGCCCTGGTGAAGTGCACGGGGCAGGGGCTGAGGGCCGCGCTGCAGCAGGTGACGTTCTCGGGCTGGAGGGAGGCCGAGGTGGGGGACCTCCGGCTCGCGCCGCTGACGGGCGGGCCGGATGCGCTCGTCCGCTCCATCCAGTTGGACCTCCCGGGGCGCCGGGAGCAGGCGGTCTCCGGAGTGCTCGTGGCGGGGCAGGGCTATGCGCTGGCGGTCCTCCACGACACGCGCGAGGACTGGCGTCGGGTGGGGCAGGGGTGGCGATTGGCCCCGGGAGTGGCCTCGACATGAGCGCGCATGGGCCGACGCTGGGTGAGGTGAGCGCCACGGACGGGAGCTGGCGCTTCGAGCGCGGGGTCGACATCCGCACGGACCCCTATCTCCTGGACCATGTCGTCGAAGGCGCACCAGTGTTCCCCGCAGCGTATCTGGTGGGGCTGATGACGCAGGCGGCGCACCGGATGCAACCGGAGCGGCAGGTGCTCGGCGTGCGCGACGTGCGCTTCGTGCAGGCGGCGCGCTTCAAGGACACCCGGGCGCTCCAGTTCTCCGTCACGGCGGAGGCCGCGGAGGCGAATCGGGTCACGGTGGGCATCTCCTCCAGCATGGCCCCGCCTCGCGAGGGCTTCCCTCGCATCCACAGGACGCATGCCTCGGGCGAGGTGCGGATGGGGGAGCGCGTCGAGTCGCTCGCGCGCTTCCGGCCCTTGGACTTCACGGGGGCGGAGAGCTACGAGGCGCTGTACCGGCTGCCTCGTGAGATTCAGCACGGGCCCACGTTCCTGGCGGGCCTGCGGTATCGGCGTCCCGCGCAAGACCAGCTCCTCGCCGTGGTCGCGCCGCCGGGCCGCTCCGCGTCCGGATGGCAGGAGGACCCGAGGGCGCCGGGTTGGCCCGCGGCCCTGCTCAACGCCATCCTGCACGTCGCGTTCTCGTTGGGTGTGCTGTGCCGCGAGCGGACGGTGCTCCCGTTGGAGCTCGCGTCCGGTGAGCTGCACGCGATTCCGCGCGGAGAGGTCCAGGTGTTCGCGCGGAGGACCTCGGCCCACGATGACCTGCAGACCTTCCACGTCGTCGCGTGGGACGCGCAGGGACGGCGGGTCGCCCTCTTCCGCGGGTTCTCCGTGCGGGAGGTGCCATGAGCGCTCCGCGTTTCAGGCCCGTCGCCATCGTGGGAGTCGGCTGTGTGCTCCCGCGCGCGAATGACGTCGAGTCCTTCTGGACGCAGGTGATGACGGGGGCCTCGGCGCTGGGCCCGCTGGACGCGCGGGAGTTCCGGCCGGAGTGGTACTTCGCGGCCGACCGCTCGGCGCCGGACCGCACGCACAGCCTCCACGGCGCGCTCGTGGAGGAGCCCCGACTGGACGCGAAGAAGTACCGGATTCCTCCCAAGGTCCTCTGGGACATGCACCGGATGCAGCTCGCGTTCATCGAGGCCACGGCGCAGGCGCTCGACGATGCTCGCGGTGGACTCGGCGCGGTGGCTCCGGAGCGCATCGGGCTGGTGCTGGGTTCGCTGGGTGGCGGGCTGCGCCCTGGCTCGCGCGTGCAGGCCCGGCTGGTGGACATGCTGCGCTCGCTGTCGGCGTCGACGACGTTGAACGCGCATCACCCAGGGCTCGCCTCCGAGCTCGCGGAGGTGCTCACCCAGCAGCTCGACGCGGAGCTGGCCGGCACCAGTGAGACGGAGGCGACCGCGTCCTTCAGCAGCATCTGGGCGGGGAGGGCCGCCAAGCTCTTCGACCTGCGTGGCCCGCACTTCGCCGTGGACGCCGGGTATGCCTCCACGCTCGCGGCGCTCCAGAGTGCAAGTCAGCAGCTCAACGCCGGCGACTGTGACGCGGTGGTGGTGGCGGGATGCAGCCAGTTGCTGACGCCGCATGACCTGGTCGCGTTCAGCAAGCTGGGCGGTCTGGGCACCACCGTGCTGGCGCCGTTCGACCGTCGTTCGAGCGGCACGTTGCTGGGCGAAGGCGTCGGAGTGTTCGTCCTGCGTCGCCTGGACGACGCGGTGTCGGCGGAGGCGAAGGTCCACGCGGTCATCC
This genomic stretch from Myxococcus fulvus harbors:
- a CDS encoding 4'-phosphopantetheinyl transferase family protein — translated: MTLPDLDWEPASGPVAVVLPGGQRVTLMVVPLEHVRRAWPARTDGLISRVLTPAELAVSGMHSVLARRVAHLAGRVAAKLALCAHLDAQGHGVSPQDVGVTQMLAGPEQGRPVAQLPPGVPACDVSITHSRELAMAVVTSHGRVGLDLEHIVPRGAAFQDEVFTRDERTWLEARARLWQRSPDALWNLGWCLKEALVKCTGQGLRAALQQVTFSGWREAEVGDLRLAPLTGGPDALVRSIQLDLPGRREQAVSGVLVAGQGYALAVLHDTREDWRRVGQGWRLAPGVAST
- a CDS encoding polyketide synthase dehydratase domain-containing protein, whose translation is MSAHGPTLGEVSATDGSWRFERGVDIRTDPYLLDHVVEGAPVFPAAYLVGLMTQAAHRMQPERQVLGVRDVRFVQAARFKDTRALQFSVTAEAAEANRVTVGISSSMAPPREGFPRIHRTHASGEVRMGERVESLARFRPLDFTGAESYEALYRLPREIQHGPTFLAGLRYRRPAQDQLLAVVAPPGRSASGWQEDPRAPGWPAALLNAILHVAFSLGVLCRERTVLPLELASGELHAIPRGEVQVFARRTSAHDDLQTFHVVAWDAQGRRVALFRGFSVREVP